A region from the Aegilops tauschii subsp. strangulata cultivar AL8/78 chromosome 5, Aet v6.0, whole genome shotgun sequence genome encodes:
- the LOC109757029 gene encoding auxin-responsive protein SAUR36-like, producing the protein MASAKRLAQLANKWRVEALGRKRLTMSAKEDRDCCSSIPAKGHCVMYTADGRRFKVPLEYLSTMVFGELLRMSQEEFGFASDGKITLPCDAGVMEYVMSLLRRNTSAGVESTLLSSMVTSCHYTGHMMPTVGASQQICCL; encoded by the coding sequence ATGGCCAGTGCCAAAAGACTTGCGCAATTGGCAAATAAGTGGAGGGTTGAAGCACTTGGGAGGAAGAGGCTCACAATGTCAGCCAAAGAAGACCGAGACTGCTGCAGTTCTATACCGGCCAAGGGCCACTGTGTCATGTACACAGCCGATGGGAGGCGTTTCAAGGTCCCGTTGGAGTACCTCAGCACGATGGTCTTCGGCGAGCTCCTGAGGATGTCTCAGGAGGAATTTGGCTTTGCAAGCGATGGGAAGATCACACTGCCTTGTGATGCCGGAGTGATGGAGTATGTCATGTCCCTGCTTAGGAGAAACACCTCTGCCGGCGTCGAGAGTACATTGCTGAGCTCTATGGTGACATCTTGCCACTACACCGGCCATATGATGCCTACTGTTGGAGCTAGTCAACAAATTTGTTGTTTGTAG